The genomic stretch CAAGTCACCCACTTGATAAGCTAGTCGCCAGAAAGAAGCGGCGAGGACGCGAAGCTTCCCTCCCCCTGTAGTCGAAGTACTCGGCGCTACTTTGATTCAAAAGGTAACCGACGGTTCCCGACTTTCTCCGGTTTCCGCAACCGTAATCATTTGTCACTCCATCCATAAACCTTTTTTTCAATAGCGGTACGCTCTAAAAAAAGTAAAGGATAAGCTTGCATTCTAGAAGCGGTAGCTTCCCGCCTCCTTAATTTCTACTGCCTCCTTCGGTGATAAAAATTCCCTTCCCTTTTCTAAAATGCCCGATTGGTCTGCCTCAGCAAATGTACAAAGTGGACCGCTGTTTGGCTGACCCTCTTCTTCCCATTCGGGTTGGGTTGACCCAGAAGTCGAGTAAGAAGGAATGGAACCACTGGAGAGTCGTCCGCAGTTCACACTTGGGCAAAGACGACTGACTTTGTTTGGAAGCGGAACACGAACCGATTTCCGCTATTCCGGGTTCTTATTGAGCGTAGCGAAATCAAGGTTGTTTATTATAAAGTCAGCGAAGTTTCTATGGTGTTCTACCTTTGCGTAGTATCGGTCCACAGTGGAAGGCTCCGTACCGACGCCTCACTACTACTTAATTAATGGCTAAGCTATTTCATAACCTGAGCTTTCCTTAACCAGCTGACCTTACTTCGTAACCTTAACGTACTTTCTTTCTTACTATATCATAGGCCTTCGCCACTTAAAATGGGCGCTTCGCCCTTTCTTTTTTTTATGAGAAAAAAAACGGGGCCTTACTTATTCAGTTCAGGGAGGATGAAAGACAAAGAAAGGGATCAGGGGGCTTATTGATCGGAGAAAGGGAAGGGACTTTTTGGACCTAACTGAGAAGGAGACAGAAAGGGATCACCTGACCTTATCTTGAGTGAGAGAGGCAAGTCGCAAGGCAAAAAGCTTAGTCGTTTTCAAGTCTGAGGGTGCGGGATTTCTATGTCATTCAGTGCCTAAAGTCAGTAAGTCAAAGAGTACGAATACCTGCTCTAGTACTAATACCAGTACCAGCAGCATGGCATTCAGTAAACAAACAACTCTCCCAAAATAGACTAGCAGCGGCAAGATAGTCAGTCTCTTCCCCTGCTTCATTCATAAGTCAGATCGCTTTCTCCGCTCCGGGACTTTCCCTTAAATCAGTTAACTGGGTATGAGAAGGCCTCCCCTCTAGTCTATAGTAGCCCTTCTTCCTCCAACCCTGAGTTCCAGTGAGACCAGCCGAGCCAAGCGAGTCCAATAACAGCATCGTCAATAGCAGAGGATATCCCTCCAACAGCTTAATTTTAGGATGGCACTTGCACTTGGGTTGGGAGCTTTCCCTTCTCTATGGCTAATTCCTCGCTGGCCGATCGCCTTTCACCTGGTATGAATTCAATTGATTGGGCATTTATCTTGGAGCGATGATTCTTGGCCACTTCCTATTAAGATAAGGTTTCCCATCCGAAGTCTTTGCTGCTGTTAAAGGATTTGTTTCGCTACGCCCCTCTTCCTGAGGCCTTAGCTTCGTGATTAGGAAGCTGATTTGTGAAAATCCTCATATCCCTCCTTTCTTCCGGATGAACGAATCAGACTGAACCACTGTAGAATTTTAAGCTGCTGGCAAGGAGCTACTCTTTCCCTCCACTCCGGGCTGGCAAGCTTATATCTCTCGATAGCTGCATCGGATCTTTCCTGAAAGCTGGGCAAGGTGCGAAGCGAACTCATATCGTCGTATACCCAGGGTGCGTAAGCCTTCTGATCCTACTTTGTCGTTTAGATTATGCCAAAAAGACGGGGAAAATGATCAACTGTCACATTTTTATGCCAGTTTAGGTAGGGCTAAAATGAACTTTAATCCAAAAAGACCGATAAAACGCTCAACTGGCAGGATTGAACTGTCACTAAAGAGGGAAAAGTGATTGCTTCAAATTTTCCCGATAAAATGGCACATTCACATTGAAGATAATCGGCTGGCTGTGGGCTTGAAGGAAGAGAAGAATTCAAGGATAACTTTGGTAACTATTTTCCCCACAATGCTCCAGCTGGATTGAAAGAATTCCGAAGTAAAACCGTCAGGTCCTTGTGCCTTATTTGCCTTTAGAAAGATTGTCTTCTTAACATCATCAGCCGTCATAAGAGCCACCAGTGCAGATCCTTGCTCATCAGTGATAAAATGGCTTAGCAATGATCTGATCTCTTCAGTGTCACCACCTCAACCATTGCTATCTGCAGTTCCAAGGAAATTcttgaaatgctgcaagaattCCTTTTTAATCAAAGCAGGTTCCTCAATCTCCTGTAGCAGAGGTGATAGATAGAATTCTGCTCTTAGCAGCTTTGGCTTTGACAACTCTGTGAAAATAGCTAGTGTTTTGATCACCAGCTTCAAGCCTGTTTACTCGGGATTTCTGTTTCATAAACTGCTCCTCAGGCAGGACACTTGCTTTCTTTCTTTTAATGGTTTACCCACAGACCAGAGGGTTAAGGCTCTCACCTTCTTTTCAAATCAAAGAAAGAAGAGCCCGGACCTTTCCCACCTCCCTCAGTTTTTAGTATTAATTTCTTTTATCCTTTTTATTTTAAGCGTACTTAACCTGAACCCTGTCTATGAGTAAAGCAATCTTTGGAATCTTTCCTAATCCGCTTTATCTTTTTCTTATGCCTTGGGAGCCCAGTCTTTAGGAGAAGCAGCTGCTCACTCGTGACTAAGGAATGAATGCCTGGTTATGTCAAACTATCCTCAATCTCTTTCCCCTATCGGAGTTGGAGATAGGTACACGCGTAATAAAAGAAAGATCCATCGATCACGTTAAGTGCACATAGCCCCTCTCGGTTGGTCGCTTTTCGCCCTACCTCTTTCGCTAAGACCCTTGTCCTGTCCCTAGATATAGCACGTTTAGGAACCTATCCTAGAGATTGTGTGCCAAGAGTGGGACATTTCTCTGAATAGTAAAGGCGTAAAGGCTCAACTAGAGATCTTCTTTCGGTTCTTCCTTTTCTAACCTGAGAGACCCGCTACTCCGTTTTTTCCATTCGCTACTTTTTGTAATTGCTGAAATTGGTGGAAATGGATCCTATCTATTTAGCGTGATTCTTCTCTAAAGGAACCCTCGGGCGAAAAAAAGAAGAATTCTTCTTCTATCTTTCTTTGTCTCCTCGGTTCGGTTCCTGGGTGAGTAGAAAGGGGTCGATGAAAGGCCATTCTATCTACGAGTCTATCGGAGAGCCAGTCGGTACGTCGTTACGGATTCATAGCGAAGCCCTTTCTCATTTCAGCCATTGGTGCCCATCTACATCAATAAGAATGAGGCATGACTTCTTTTCCAGTAGCTATGCCTGAACTGAACCTCGTACAAGACTTTCTTTCCGGCCTTACGCTTCCCAGTCTCAGGAAAAGAATAGCTCTTTCGGTCAAAGTCGATAAGGATCAAAGTCCAATAGCTAGGGTGGGATTGTCCTCTGTTCTCAACTCGGGAAGGAAATAAATAAGCATGGATTCACCTATTccagaaaaaaataaatatgctTTAGGTTTAGCTTTCGAAAAAGACAAGGCCTTACAACAGCTCATTCCCGGAAGAAAAAGAAGAGGATTCTCAGCTGATTCAACAAGGGAAAAAGGCATCCATTCAAACAGCTCCCATTCCTATGTTGACACCAAGAGAAAGAAACCCTGGAGCCTTCCTCTCTATCCATTCCTTTTTCAAAATCATAAGGGAAATGCTTACTAAACCAGCAACAGCGGAGTAAGCTCCCATATCCGTGAAGGACTGCTTTCCAGCAGAGGAAAACTTATCGTTGCTGAGCTTGCCGTTAAAGAGTAAGATGCTGATTATATAGCTGCTCCGATTCCTTCACCGAGAACGAGAAGGAAGTCTTTTATTACGAACAAGTGCTAAAGAAGGGGGGTGGGATCTCTCCTAAAAGAAAGAATTGACCTCGAGCCTGTCCTACTTATTCTTCTTTTCCCGTTCCTGACCCTCGGATCAGTTGGCAAATCGAATCCCACGGGTACTTTACTAAAAAAAGGATCCGACTTTATAAGGCTTCTCGAACCAGACCAGAATCTTTGAAGCTCTATGGGAAGACTTACTCTAGGTACACAGAAAGACCAAGCAAGCTAAGCCAATCTCACGTCGAAACAGGGAAATTATAGCCCTTGAAAGCAGCCCACTTCGGAGTCTCTCACAGGAGAAGGACTGACCTTTTCTCTCATTCCTATCGAGAAGACTAAGTCAGGGCGAGCTCTTACTTAGAGAGAGTTAGTTGGGTAGGGTCACTCTAAGATCAAGAAATCCTGAGTCACGAGAGAGATTCTCCACACGAACGACCCGTCAGGTTATAACTTACATTGGTGAATCGGACCAACACCTATCTTACACCAACAAGGAGTCGCTTTTGTTACGCAGTTCGAAAGCTTAAGCCTTCCTACATATGCGGGCCCACCGGTTTAGTTTAAAGAGTCCTCTATCCGGACTCCCCTAGACCTCTGTCTGGCCTAGGGAACTTCTCTAAGCTCGAGAGCTCCTGTCTCCTCACAGCGTAAGCGGCTCACCTCTCCCCGGAAACAAAGCAAGCAAACTAACGACGAGAAAGTCTCATGGTACGTCTGCTAGTCCCTTTGATTCCCAATCGTGCACGGCGATAATAAAATAAATTCGTAGGCCGCCTTTTGCCCCGAATTTACATTTACCAAGGAATCACGGTTTGTGGAAAGCTCCTCCAGAACCTTCGCTATTTTAAGGCGTTTTTCGGGGAATCCGCCGCTTCCCCTTATTTATGCCTTTTGCTGCTCCACTCCACAATGCTCTCTCCAAAACGAAAGTGAAAGAAGCCCGCGTACCCACTCTTCTTTCCCCCCATTGCTGGGGGCCTCGTCCTCAGGGACTACACCTTTCAAAAGGATAAACTTAGAAAACAAATAGAATCAAAAAGGCCATCATTAATGCGAACAAGGCAATAGCCTCGGTTAGAGCAAAGCCCAGGATTGCATATCCGAATAACTGTTTTGCCAATGATGGATTTCTTGCCACGGAATGAATTAATGAACTGAATACGTTTCCAATACCTACAGCAGCTCCCGCTGAAGCAATTGTAGCAGCTCCGGCACCTATTGATTTTGCACCTTCTAACATCTCGAATGGAGAAAAACTCGTCACGCTCTTTCATTCACGATTTTTTGTTCTCGTCGCTTCAAAACCTCGTTCCTTTTCTCTTGGACATCTCACTTGAAATGCAATCAATGCATTCATTCTTTTTAGTAAAAGAAAGTCTCTCACGGATATCCTATTTGTAGATATGGGTCCGTAATTCTATTATTATATTATAATAGGGTGGTAATAGTTCCTATATTTGCCTATCGAACAACAAGTCTTAATGTATCGTCGACTTGATACTACCAGCTTAGATACATGTACCGGATGAGGCGGAAACCCATACTAAAAATCAGAAAGGAAGACCCATGCATCAATCAAGATCTCTATCTATAATATAACATACCTCAGGTTGGATTCAACCACTTAGGATGATGATCTGCAAAACCAAACCCCATGACTTTATGCTCTGCCAGTCTTCCCCTCTTCTAGCTATTCGCATGCGTCGATAAATAATCTTCGGCAAAATTACCTTCTAAAGTATGCACCAAGGATCCATTAGATTAAACTAAGTGCATGATAGACCGATTCTTATATCCTTTGAATGTGACCACTGGTTAGATTATGATTATGTAAATGGATCCCCATTAAGTCGGGCCTGTGGACAATGTTTTAATGGATCACCCCTGATGCCTGATGGATGGGCAAAAGAAAAACATGAGCCCAATACGGTACCTCATAGGGCAGGCAATCATTGTACTTAGGGTCACTCTCCCATCTGTTATCTTCATTGTATCGATTCAGTCTGGTCGATCAGGAGAGCGAGTGCGAGAGAGATTGAAATAGCTATGCCCAACCTATCCATACGTGCTTGTTGAATCAATTGTATTCCGATAGCGCGGCAACTCGTGTTGTTTATTCCTTTCTTAATCCAGCATCCAGTAGGTCGCTGAATATGGGCATGCCCGAACGCAAAAAAGGCTATCCGAGATACTCTTTGGTTCCCTCCCAAGCAAGGCTAGAATCAAAGGAGGAACTCCCGACTCAAATAGGTGTGATATCGAAGTGGACTCAATTGTCCAATATCTTCTCTTATGCTATTATTTCGTCGAGTACTCAAAACAAGATGAACAAGCGAGAGGAAAGAACCTCACATAAGCAAGCAGTTCGGTCTACTCGCTTTTTGCTTGGGCTTTGCGAATGGAACTTGCATTCTCGAAAAACAGGGCTCGTTCACTTGGCTTCTCACTTCGGAATGCTAGAGGAATGGTTGACCTAACGCATGAACCAACTATCCGAGATTCTGCCTTCCGCTTTGAAAACATTGGGAAGGGGTCGGGCTTTCAGCTGATTCGAAAGGGATCGTCAAGCCAAGCAAAGATTCGATTGCCGGTCTTTAATGCAATAGGTCGGCAGGCAAAAGATTCGACAGGGATTTGAGCTTGCTTTTCTGATTCTACAGGCAAGCGGGAAGGTCAAGTGGGTTTTGTTATATACACAATGTCATGGATGGATTTAATAATGGAAGGGAAGGGCTTATGAACCGGGAAGTTACCCCTTGGTAGGGGGCATCAACATAGCTCTTGTCGGGTAGAGAATACGCCGTCACTGATGACTTTCCTGCTTGACTTCCCGCTACGCCCCTTAGCCATCTCTTTTCTTTAGCATCCTAGAAAACACTCCTTATCCTTAGGCCGAGAGAAGGCATTGGTATGCGTTCTTTCTTTTGCCTGCAAGGGAGTAATAAATTTGCTTTTTCGTCCTTATTTTTATTGCATTTAGTGGATGTGTGACTTTACTATGCTTAAGGCATGGAATTTATTTACCAACTTTCGTCCAATTGCCTCCAGTTGCAGCCTTCCAGTCTTATATATAAGTAGTCCAATCCCCTTGTTGTCGTATAGCGAAGACTAAGAATGTAGAAGGTATGGAATGATTACAGAATGGCTCAAGCAAAAAAGTATTGCCCGAACACTCACTGCAAAGACGATTAACCGATCTTAATAAGAAGGGATTAGATCAAGAAAAGGAAATGGGACCTTAACTTATTAAGAGGCTAGGCGAGGACCTTCAATCAATCAAAGATAAATCAGTCCTTGATGGATTCCCCTTTTGCGGCATTACCCCGgtaaaattcatttaaaaaaaatatggAATTCTCTGTAAGAGCTGCGGAACTAACAACTCTATTAGAAAGTCGAATTACCAACTTTTACACAAATTTTCAAGTGGATGAGATCGGTCGAGTGGTTATACTGGACACACCGGGGTCAGTAATGTGGGTTGGCTTGGATTACTTAGTGTTTCGCGCCTAGGAGGGCAGCGCGCTTTGGGATGCGGAGGAGCGAAGCAGCTCGAACGAATGAATGTGAGAGGAGCGAAAAAAGCCCAGCTCCCTAACCTAATGCGGCACCGGGTTCGGACCGCAGGGAACCGTAGCATGGGAGGATGTCTAATCCTTTTGCAGCCGCAAGGCTGGCTAATCGTACGCAGCTGGCTCGAATACCCCAGGTTCTGGAAGGCACATGAGTCCGAACGCTATGTTGAATGTGCGACCGACACTACGTAGGTACCTGTGCAGGTGAGGCGTCGGTCGGTCCTAGAAACGGCGGCAGCGGCGCGAGGAGTTAACGACCGGACGTGCTGCAACCTAGGGATCACCAGGCAGCTCTTTCGCTCTATAGGGATCGGGAGGGCATAGCACAATTCTTCTTGGAGGAGGGTTGGTTTGCCCGGGTGACTGATCCTGCCATAATGTACTCCTACCTACACGCACCGGCAACCGAAGTCGAGCATACATACGACGATCTTCATGCGTGAATAGCCGGGAGGAAAGAAGGGCGGTAGATGATAATGAAAAAAGGCGCCGCGTCTGGACGGGCGGAATGGATGAGCGAAAGGTGCCATGGAGTGAGGAATACCCCGAGTCTCATGTAAGACAACTAAACGCACCTCGAGGTGCTGCCGAGGAACTGGGGGACCTTCTCGAGCACAGGATAGGCAATTGAGAGATAGAGCTAGCCTATTCGTTATGGGGAATCAATGCTCCGGGCCGAAAAGAATAGAGCTTACCTCCGGCACCAGGCTTTCTCCGGCGCATATTAGCTTAGCTGCGCTTAATAGGCCGGCTTCCTCTCTGGCGGCCACTTACCTTACCCACGCTACACTCCCACTCCAAGCTACGCCTGCTGAGCAAGATGCATTGCAATTTCCTCTTCTGTGGACGCACCGGAATATTCTCCAGGACGAGAAGATAAAGACTTTTATGGCGGGCTTTCTCTCGTAAAGCCAAAGACGCCCCAAGACAAGGGGGAAGGGGACATAATCAATAGAACCTGGCTGGGCCCATTCCTAACCTGTTTCGAAAAGGTTCGCTCATGCTGGAGGGAGCATCCCCACTTAGTGATCGGTCCGCTAGTTCGCGCAAATCCGAATAAGTTATCACGGACGAGCCACATGCAGGGAAACTTGCACGTGTGGTTCTGGCCGGGCTCTACGGGCTAGCCGGGCCTAAAGGAGCTTATAAAATTCCACCTATGTAGTGGCTCGCATTCAACAACTAAGAGTCTTCCTTCTCATCTCCTTATTTTGAATTCCATGATTCTTCATTTCCCACCCTAGCCGCCCTTCCTTAACAAGATGGCTCGGAGCAAGCCAAGCAAAGTCTTACGTTATCTACTATCTTTTTTTTTAGCGCAGAAGGGGGGTAAGCACACAATGAAATAGGTGGAGAGTCACATTTCTTTATAAAGCCCAAAAGCCCGTTTAGCCCTTCGGACTAAGGCGTGACCATAGGATCTCACAGTGTCGGAATGAGTTGAAGACGAGATGTGGTGTCCAGTCGGATAGGGCGAGGCGAGAAGGGGAACAAGGATCAAAACAGGCATGGTGCTTAGGGCGGCCTCTTTCATTTCCTGACGTTGGGTTCATTCGCGAACGAGACAAGTTTAGCTAGGATAGCGGCGAAAGAGCTTCTATATCGAAGTTCCACATCTTTGTGACAAAGACGATGCTAGTCTTTTCGACGAATTACCTGTTGGAGGAATACTTTAGTTTAGGGACTTTTCTCTCGAGAGATGGGGCATATCCGCTCTTAGCAGCATTCCTCCTCAGATGGACGGAGCCTTATTAGTGATCAGTCCGCTAGTTTCCTGGATCCCACTCGGTcttccttttccctttgctccCTGGATAAGTCTCATTCGATGTCGCAACCGATGCttaaaacatattatttattcTATCTTCTCAGTCTTCGATCGATCATTCTCTGCTTCATAGAGGAGGGGTTTCCCAGCTAACAAGGAAGCGGGATTTAAAAGAGAGGTCAATTCTAAACTAGACCGAGATGGCCTATACACCAATTGACCGACACCATTCCTGAAGAAACGAAGATCGTTGCAAGAAGACCCCCCGTGTAAATGGCAGAAATTTGACAGCAGTAGAACGAACCTTGGGCTTGACATGACAGCACCTCGCGGCTCCCTTTCAAGATGAACAATGCGGCTAAGCGGGGCGGATGTGCCGATGGATGGAGGCGGCTGCATGCTGCATCTAAGAGTTTAGTTCCATGAGACTGAATAACATGGCCTGAAACGAAGTAAACTCACTTTGCTTAACACAGGGCAGCAGAGCAGGACTTCTTTCTCACCCTCACCCGTCATCCAACATGGTTCGCACCAGCGTTATTTGACTCGCTTAGTCCATCGCTGCTTGGCTCTACTTCAACCACTACAGACGGTTCCCTTGCAGCTAAAAGAATGCGATAGAACACCTTTTCTTACATCAGGAGATGAAAGCCGTCAAGCAGGCAACAAAGTCGACTATTCGTCTTCACTTCCTCAAAAGTGCTAAAAAGAGCCCCTGAGTGCATGCAGACCCATCCCCAAGGGACTAAACGCATTCAGTTATCTTTCAAAGAGCTTATTCGAGAACAACCTATTCTAATCTAAAAGCAACctattttaatttgaaaacagCTTCTTTTAGGGATGACTATTCTGCAGCGGTAATTGCAAACAGAAAGGGAGCACCGCTTACTCAAGCACCAGTACCGTCTAAGCATCCCACAGCTGATGATTTATTTCCTTCAAACCTTCCACCAGGAGGATGCTACTTCTCTTTTCTATTCTTTGACAGATTACTTGCCCCAGGAATGCTTGCTGTCAGCAGTTAAGGGACAGAGGGAAGGTGACGAAGGTAATCAATCCTACTACGGCACTAAGACTAATTCAGTCTATTTGGCGACTATTCCCACTGCACAGCTACTGCTGTAAGGAATTCGGTTTAAAGCTTGTTGCGTGCGGGGAATCAGGTTTTAAATTTATTACACTCCTTCTCTCCCTCTTTCCTGTGCTAGCAATCGGGTAATTCGGTAAAGAAGTAAAGCAGGAAGTCCAGTAAGCCAAGGAGAGATCCCGGGAAAGCCAAAGCTGTGCTTTCCTTACTTCTTCTTATACCCTTGCAggcaaaacaaaataaaacataCCAATGCCTTATCTCGGCATTAGGAGTTAATTAAAAAGGTAAGAAGGAATGGCCGGATGTAAAGAGATGTCCCTGAGACTAGTTAAATCAGATAAGAAGGTAAAAGAGTAAGACTAGGAATTCGGGATAGAAGGACTAATTTACTTATATTTAGCCCTAGAGGAGATCGAGACTGGTATTAGTTACTTTACCGAGGCGAGGAAGGGAAGATAATgacattaaaaaaaaacatattcGTAAAGAAATAACATACTTAGAGCTTAGAGACGAATGCACCAAAGAAAGGTAAAGGTCAGACTCCTAATTCTAAGCAGCCTCCGATTCTTGCAACTCTCACATGAATTTACTTTTTTTTTCGCTTTCACTAAGGGACAGAGTCTGTCTTTACAGCACAGTAGGGAGATAAAATTCATGTACTAGAGAGGAAAGCAAGCCAAGAGCTCTGACTTGAGGCGAAGAAACTAAGCTCACTTTCCGCGCCAAAGAGAATCCACTCGTTTATCTAGTAGGGAGAGAGAGACAGTCAGGGTTGACTTGAGTGCCCAGGATTTCCCCAGGTGGGGCATCCAGGAATCTGACTTCGGAGTTTCGGTTGAATTGAAAAACCCCGCTATAATAATTCAAATGTCTCTTCTTGTTTGTTTTCATCGGCTAAGGGGCTCTTATTATTAACCAGAACAAGACTTGGCTTATACATTTTGCGAAGGAAAAATAAAGCTAGCTTTTCTAGGGCCAAAAGGGGGAGCTTGCCTAGTTCTACTAAGGAGTATAGCATCGAATCCGCTGCTGGTGGTGAAGAAATAGTTGGTTGTTTGACTCTCTGATTGAGTAGTTGGCGATCTAAGTAGTTGAGGGGGCTATCTTCGAGTATCTACTGAGGTTAATTATTCCTTGAGTTACTGCAGTTCTTGAATCCTTACCCCCCTTTATCTTTATGGGCGAGTAAGTCATCTAGAAGGCCTAGCTAGATCGCTAGTGTAAGAAGTCTGTAATTTTTAATCACATGGGTTGAGGCGTGGAAATGTCCTGGTGTGAGTGCCAATTGAATGGCAATGGCATGGATGAGTGAACTCGATGCTATAAGGCTGCCGTATAAGATAAGTAGAGCCTTTCAAAGAATTGTTGAAGCTGCCGGGCATCTACGTAGGACCTGTTGCGAAGTCTTCCCAACCATAAAAGCCAAACAGTGCAGCTCCTACCTAGTAACGTTATATATGTTAGTCTTATTATTAAGTCGTTCTCCTAATAGGATAACTAACTATATCTTATGGAAGGTGATCCAACGATGGAACTTGCGTGCCTTCTTCCTTCCCTTAAGAAACCTTCCAGTTTCGCTTCTAACAGGTGAGATAAGGCGAGGCTTTCCTTGGTTGCTTTCTCTTTCATTAGGCTTGAAACGAACAGGATAGATTTTACTTACTTGACAAGTAACTGGCTTTATAACTTCGATGGGAGGAGAAGACCTTATATCGCTCTATAACCAGCTTTTGATTTACCTAGAACCAACAAGCCTAATCGCTTCTGCTATCCTAAGCTTTCTGTCTATCTCGCCGTTTGCTGGCCCCTTATTACTTTGATCCACTTATGTTATGAAAACACTTTTACTATAAAAAGGACTACCGGTAAGTACTCTAACCAAGCAGTAAAAAGAGGGTAAGAACTAAAAAGCTGTCCTATCCAATGCAATCTCATCTCCGAAACAAACGAAAGGAGCCCGCTTTCCCTCTCTCCTTTCCCACCCCACCCTTCATAGGAAAATTTATAATAGATGGGGTGGCCTCACCGGAAGGTTACATTAGATTCC from Lathyrus oleraceus cultivar Zhongwan6 chromosome 7, CAAS_Psat_ZW6_1.0, whole genome shotgun sequence encodes the following:
- the LOC127107510 gene encoding ATP synthase subunit 9, mitochondrial, coding for MLEGAKSIGAGAATIASAGAAVGIGNVFSSLIHSVARNPSLAKQLFGYAILGFALTEAIALFALMMAFLILFVF